The following are from one region of the Parcubacteria group bacterium genome:
- the guaB gene encoding IMP dehydrogenase, which yields MQEALTYDDVLLVPQYSEILPSETELGSRFSRNIPLKAPIVSAPMDTVTEHKMAIAIALQGGIGIIHKNLSVVEQAEEVRLVKRYQNGFVIDPVTLSLEDTVDEVYRIREEKGYKKIPVVDDQGKLLGIVTELYYFWPQDKGKKVKDIMKPVAELVTMLEGANLAKANEVIRKEKLVVLCVVDKNGILKSIVTRKDLEKNESFPFSNKDAKKRLYVGAAVGVGADLLERAEALVAAGVDVLVVDTAHGHSKGVLEAVKKLKKNKLTQKIDVVAGNVATAEAVKDLIKAGVDGVKIGIGPGSICTTRVVAGIGVPQVTALLEAIRGRGKNVNIPIIADGGIKYSGDITKALALGASSVMLGGLLAGAEESPGETEFFDGLMYKTYRGMGSLGAMLRGSKDRYGQGNVKEVGKFVPEGIEGRTIYRGPLEKITYQLTGGLRSGMGYLGAKTLAELVKKAQFVRITNAGFKESHPHTVTITKDAPNYFKG from the coding sequence ATGCAAGAAGCGTTGACGTACGATGATGTTTTATTAGTTCCGCAGTATTCGGAAATTTTGCCTTCGGAGACGGAGCTGGGCAGCCGTTTTTCGCGTAATATTCCCTTGAAAGCTCCGATCGTCAGTGCTCCGATGGACACCGTGACGGAACATAAGATGGCGATTGCGATAGCGCTTCAGGGTGGAATTGGGATCATCCATAAAAATCTCTCAGTAGTCGAGCAGGCAGAGGAGGTGCGTCTGGTCAAGCGTTACCAGAACGGTTTCGTGATTGATCCAGTGACGCTTTCCTTGGAAGATACTGTTGATGAGGTCTATCGGATCCGTGAGGAAAAAGGCTACAAGAAAATCCCGGTGGTTGATGATCAAGGAAAGCTGCTTGGTATCGTGACTGAGCTTTATTATTTCTGGCCTCAAGACAAAGGCAAAAAAGTCAAAGACATCATGAAGCCGGTAGCAGAGCTAGTGACTATGCTTGAAGGGGCAAATTTAGCTAAAGCCAATGAGGTGATCCGCAAGGAAAAATTAGTCGTGCTGTGCGTGGTGGACAAAAATGGAATTTTGAAATCGATCGTGACCAGAAAAGACTTGGAGAAAAACGAGTCTTTTCCTTTTTCCAACAAAGATGCTAAAAAGCGTCTCTATGTCGGCGCGGCGGTCGGTGTCGGCGCGGATCTTTTGGAACGCGCAGAAGCTTTGGTTGCGGCAGGGGTGGATGTGCTTGTGGTGGACACGGCGCATGGACATTCCAAGGGCGTGCTTGAAGCGGTCAAAAAATTGAAAAAAAATAAGCTGACGCAAAAAATTGATGTCGTAGCGGGCAATGTGGCGACAGCGGAAGCAGTCAAAGATCTCATCAAAGCAGGAGTGGACGGAGTGAAAATTGGCATCGGTCCCGGATCGATCTGTACGACGCGCGTGGTGGCCGGCATCGGTGTTCCGCAAGTGACGGCTCTCTTGGAAGCGATCCGTGGACGGGGAAAAAATGTCAACATCCCGATCATCGCTGATGGAGGGATTAAATATTCCGGTGATATCACGAAAGCTCTGGCATTGGGAGCGAGTTCAGTAATGCTCGGGGGACTTTTAGCCGGTGCGGAAGAATCACCGGGAGAAACAGAATTTTTCGACGGGCTGATGTATAAGACCTATCGCGGGATGGGATCGCTCGGCGCGATGCTCCGCGGTTCGAAAGATCGTTATGGACAGGGGAATGTGAAAGAAGTGGGAAAATTTGTACCAGAAGGCATCGAAGGCCGGACGATCTACCGCGGGCCGCTGGAAAAAATTACCTATCAATTGACGGGAGGTTTGCGTTCCGGCATGGGTTATTTGGGAGCTAAGACGCTGGCGGAGCTGGTCAAAAAAGCTCAATTTGTACGCATCACCAATGCCGGTTTCAAGGAAAGCCATCCGCATACCGTGACCATCACAAAAGACGCGCCGAATTATTTCAAAGGCTAG
- a CDS encoding glycoside hydrolase family 28 protein, producing the protein MKKKTFILFLGLTTLCIFVGVFPWQKVLRKETAIPLSFPQEPPFEMPNFSDLNIPEKECPITDFGAKNDGATLNTRAFNDAVIECANAGGGHVIVPAGKWLTGAIHLKSNIDLHLEKEAEILFSKDPKDYLPVVFTRFEGIELLNYSPFIYAKDCENISISGTGTLDGQGKEWLKWKDIQKGDAQRLYKMADDNVPVEERIFAQKGDALRPFFVEFVNCKNIRLLDFTLKNSPMWSVHPLYSENVLIRGIQIITDGHNNDGIVIDSSKYVLVDNTYLETGDDSISIKSGVDKDGWRVNRPSENIVIQNSRMKNGHSSITIGSEMSGGVKNIYIKDCSFEDSGQGVRVKSLPGRGGYVENIWAGGIQMNNIESAALQFDMNYDSSTNKPSTSALPRIDNIYIDQINVIGNSPKYLVKIDGLPEQPIENVTIANVTAKSEKGIVIGNARQIDLVNIAFSAKKKPYFQFTNVTELTLANATCKKSDSSCVEMK; encoded by the coding sequence ATGAAGAAAAAAACCTTCATTTTGTTTCTTGGACTAACCACACTTTGCATATTTGTGGGGGTTTTTCCTTGGCAAAAAGTTTTGCGCAAAGAAACCGCAATTCCCCTTTCTTTCCCTCAAGAGCCTCCCTTTGAAATGCCCAATTTTTCTGATCTAAATATTCCAGAAAAAGAATGCCCCATCACGGATTTCGGTGCTAAAAATGATGGCGCAACACTCAATACCCGTGCTTTTAATGACGCAGTCATTGAATGCGCGAACGCTGGCGGAGGCCACGTTATTGTTCCTGCTGGCAAATGGTTGACTGGAGCAATCCACCTCAAAAGTAACATCGATCTGCATTTGGAAAAAGAAGCCGAGATTCTGTTTAGCAAAGATCCGAAAGATTATTTGCCGGTCGTTTTTACGCGCTTTGAGGGCATTGAACTTTTAAATTATTCTCCCTTTATCTATGCTAAAGATTGTGAAAATATTTCTATCAGTGGCACGGGAACACTAGACGGGCAAGGCAAGGAATGGCTCAAATGGAAAGATATCCAAAAAGGCGATGCCCAAAGGCTCTACAAAATGGCCGATGATAACGTGCCCGTGGAAGAAAGAATTTTTGCTCAAAAAGGTGATGCTTTACGACCGTTTTTTGTGGAGTTTGTCAACTGCAAAAATATCCGCCTGCTTGATTTTACCCTAAAAAACAGCCCAATGTGGTCAGTGCATCCGTTGTATAGCGAAAACGTGCTTATTCGTGGCATTCAAATTATTACCGACGGACACAACAACGATGGAATTGTCATTGACTCTTCAAAGTACGTCCTAGTAGATAATACATACTTAGAAACCGGCGATGATTCTATTTCCATAAAATCGGGCGTGGACAAAGACGGCTGGCGCGTCAACCGGCCTTCGGAAAATATCGTCATTCAAAATTCTCGCATGAAAAATGGCCACTCCAGCATTACGATTGGCAGTGAAATGTCAGGCGGAGTCAAGAATATCTACATAAAAGATTGCTCATTCGAAGATTCTGGTCAGGGCGTACGCGTAAAATCTCTGCCGGGACGCGGTGGTTATGTGGAAAACATTTGGGCCGGAGGCATCCAGATGAATAACATTGAAAGTGCCGCTTTGCAATTCGACATGAACTATGACTCTTCCACTAATAAACCTTCCACAAGCGCCTTACCACGAATTGATAATATCTATATCGATCAAATTAATGTTATAGGAAATTCGCCAAAATATTTAGTAAAAATTGACGGTCTACCAGAACAGCCGATAGAAAATGTCACCATAGCTAACGTTACCGCTAAATCAGAAAAAGGCATTGTGATTGGCAATGCCAGGCAAATTGACCTAGTAAATATTGCATTTTCCGCTAAAAAGAAACCTTATTTTCAATTTACTAACGTAACAGAACTAACCCTAGCTAACGCCACTTGCAAAAAAAGCGACTCGAGCTGTGTGGAAATGAAATAA